CCTGGCCGGCGGTCCCCCGGGGCCAGGACTGGAAGACGGGCGTCTGCCGGGCCCTGGGCTGGCCCTCGGACAACACGGGCGCGGTCTGGCAGGCGATCCTCAAGCGCGTGACGTCCTACAAGGACCTGGAGCCGGAGCTGCTCGGCCGAGTGGAGGAACTGATCGACTTCGTAACGGCCCCGTAGACCGCCAGACCAACGCCCACCACCGTGCGGACCCGCACCCGGCTGGGCAGCGCCTTCGCCGCCCCCGTTGTGGGCGCCTCGTGCCGCCCCCGTTGTGGGCAGTCGTTCCGCTGGGGCGGAACGGGTGGGCACAACGGACCCGCGCCCTGCCGGCGCCCGAGGCTTCCGCGCCTGGACCCGCACCACGTCGTGCGGCGCCGCTGGGGTGCGGGTCCAGGCGCGGGAGCCTAGGCCCGGCTGGGGGCGCCGTCCCGTGTGCCCACCCGTCCCGCCCCAGCGGGACGATTGCCCACACGGCGGGTGGGCGACGCCCAGCCGGGCGCGGGCACCACGCGGGCGCGGGGCGAAGGCCCAGCCGGGCACGGGCCCACACGGAGGGCGGCGAAGGGCACCGCCCAGCACGGGCGCGGGCCCACACGGCGGCGGGTGCGGGTCCGCGACGGGGCGGCGGGCTAGTCCACCAGGTCCCGGACCACCGCGTCGGCAAGCAGCCGCCCCCGCAGCGTAAGAACCGCCCGCCCCTCCCCGTACGGCCCCGCCTCAAGGAGCCCCTCCGCGAGGGCCTTGCGGGAGGCGGCCAGGCCCTCCGGCCTGAGGAGGTCCAGCGGGCACCCCTCCCGAAGCCGCAGCTCGAGCAGGATCCGCTCCACCCGCCGGTCCTCGTCCGCGAGGATCTCCCGCCCGGCACCGGGCGACCGGCCACCCGCCAGCGCAGCGGCGTACGCCCCGGGGTGCTTCACGTTCCACCACCGGACGCCGCCCACGTGCGAGTGGGCACCGGGCCCCGCGCCCCACCAGTCGGCGCCGCGCCAGTACAGCTCGTTGTGGAGGCAGCGCCCGGCCTCGGAGGTGGCCCAGTTGGACACCTCGTACCAGGAGAAGCCCGCCTCCTCGAAGGCCGCGTCGGCGATCAGGTACCGGTCGGCGTGCACGTCGTCGTCGGTCATGGGCACTTCACCGCGCCGGATGCGCCGGGCGAGCTGCGTGCCCTCCTCGACGATCAGGGCGTACGCGCTGACATGATCCGGCCCGGCCCCGATCGCCGCATCCAGCGAGGCACGCCAGTCGTCGTCGGTCTCGCCGGGGGTGCCGTAGATCAGGTCGAGGTTGACGTGCTCGAACCCGGCGGCCCGCGCCTCACCGACGCACGCCTCGGGCCGCCCGGGCGTGTGGGTCCGGTCGAGGACCTTCAGCACGTGCTGCCGGGCGCTCTGCATCCCGAAGGAGATCCGGTTGAAGCCGCCTTCCCGCAGCTCACTCAGGTACGCCGGGTTCACGGACTCCGGATTGGCCTCCGTCGTCACCTCGGCGTCGTCCGCGAGCCCGAACTCGTCCCGGATCGCCCCCAGCATTCGTACGAGGTCCCCGGCGGCGAGCAGCGTCGGCGTGCCGCCGCCGACGAAGACGGTCCGCACGGGCCGCGGGTCGTCCCCGAGGACCTTCCGGGCGAGCCGGATCTCCTCGACGACCTGCTCGGCGTAGTTGTCGCGGGAGGCGAGCACACCGCCCGTACCGCGCAGCTCGCTCGCGGTGTACGTGTTGAAGTCGCAGTAGCCGCAGCGCGTCGCGCAGTACGGCACGTGCAGATAGAACCCGAGCGGCCGTTCCCCGGCCCCTTCGAGGGCACTCGGGGGCAGCGCCCCGTCGTCGGGCACGGGCTCACCATCGGGCAGTACGGAAGGCATGAGCCCCATTGTCCCGTACTGCCCGAGGTAACGGCCCGGCCCGCAGGTCAGGCCTCAGGTCAGGCCTCCCGCGAGCCCGCGTACATCTCCTCGATGAGGTCCTTGTACTCGCGCTCGACGACCGGGCGCTTCAGCTTCAGGGACGGGGTGAGCTCGCCGTGCTCGATGTCGAGGTCGCGCGGCAGCAGGCGGAACTTCTTGATCGTCTGCCAGCGCTGGAGGCCCTCGTTGAGGCGGTCGACGTAGCCCTGGATCAGCTTGACGGTCTCCGGGGCGGCGACGACCTCGGCGTACGACTTGCCGCCGAGGCCGTGTTCGGCGGCCCAGCCGAGGAGGGCGGGCTCGTCGAGGGCGATGAGGGCGGTGCAGAAGTTCCGGTCGGCGCCGTGGACGAGGATGTTCGAGACGAACGGGCAGACGGCCTTGAACTGGCCCTCGACCTCGGCCGGCGCGATGTACTTGCCGCCGGACGTCTTGATCAGGTCCTTCTTCCGGTCGGTGATCCGCAGGTAGCCGTCGGCGGACAGCTCGCCGATGTCGCCGGTGTGGAACCAGCCGTCGGACTCCAGGACCTCGGAGGTCTTCTCCGGCAGGCCGTGGTAGCCCTCCATGATGCCGGGGCCGCGCAGCAGGATCTCGCCGTCGTCGGCGATCCGGACCTCGGTGCCGGGGAGCGGCTTGCCGACGGTGCCGGTGCGGTAGGCCTCGCCCGGGTTGACGAAGGAGGCGGCGGAGGACTCGGTGAGGCCGTACCCCTCCAGGATGTGGATGCCGGCGCCGGCGAAGAAGTAGCCGATCTCGGGGGCGAGGGCGGCGGAGCCGGAGACGCAGGCGCGCAGGTTGCCGCCGAAGGCCTCGCGGATCTTGCCGTAGACGAGGGCGTCGGCGACCTTGTGCTTCGCGGAGAGGCCGAAGGGCGCGGAGGCGGTGCCGGTGCGGCGGAAGTTGTCCTGGGTGGCCTTGGCGTACTCGCGGGCGACCTCGGCGGCCCACTGGAAGATCTTGTACTTGGCGCCGCCGCCGGCGCGGGCCTTGGCGGCGACCCCGTTGTAGACCTTCTCGAAGATGCGGGGGACGGCCGCCATGTAGGTCGGCTGGACCACCGGCAGGTTCTCGATGATCTTGTCGACGCGGCCGTCGACGGCGGTGACGTGCCCGACCTCGATCTGGCCGGAGGTGAGGACCTTGCCGAAGACGTGGGCGAGCGGCAGCCACAGGTACTGGACGTCGTCCTGGGTGACGAGACCGGTGGCGGCGATGGCCTTGGCCATGTACGACCAGTTGTCGTGCGGGAGGCGGACGCCCTTGGGGCGGCCGGTGGTGCCCGAGGTGTAGATGAGGGTGGCGAGCTGCGTGGGGGTGATCGCGCCGACCCGCTCCTTGACCGCCTCGGGGTGCTTCTCCAGGTACGCCTTGCCGCGCGCCTCCAGGTCGGCGAGGGAGAGGACGAACTCGCCGTCGCTCTCGACTCCCTTGGTGTCGACGACGACGACGTGGTGGAGGTTCGGCAGATCGGCGCGGCGCTCGACGGCCTTGGCCAGCTGGGCCGCGTCCTCGGCGATGAGGACCTTGGACTCGGAGTCGGAGAGGATGAAGGCCGACTCCTCGGCGTTGGTCTGCGGGTAGACCGTGGTGGTCGCGGCGCCCGCGCACATCACGCCGAGGTCGGCGAGGATCCACTCGACCCGGGTGGAGGAGGCGAGGGCGACGCGCTCCTCGGCCTGGACGCCGAGGTCGACGAGGCCGGCGGCGATCGCGTAGACCCGCTCGGCGGCCTGTCCCCAGCTGAGCGACTTCCAGTCGTCCGGGCCGGTGCCGGAGGCGGCGGGCACCGGGTAGCGGTAGGCCTCCGCATCCGGGGTCCGCTCGACGCGCTCAAGGAAGAGGGTCGCCACGGAGGGCGGCCGGTTCTCGATCTGGGTCTGTGTGTCGCTCACGACGTCCTCCGGGCGGCGGCGGTGCCTGCTGGTGGTTCGTAACTAACTGGCGAGTAACCTTCGAGCCGGGATCAGAGTAGAGGCCGGAATGCTGCCACGTAAGGGCCTATGGATAACGAACAGGCCCACGTGCGCTTCGCACGTGGGCCCATTCGGTGCATAAGGCAGCTACTCCTGCCCGCCCGGTTACTTCTTCTTGCCGGAGGACTCGTCGCTGGAGAGGACGGCGATGAAGGCCTCCTGGGGCACCTCCACCGAGCCGACCATCTTCATGCGCTTCTTGCCTTCCTTCTGCTTCTCCAGCAGCTTCCGCTTACGGGAGATGTCACCGCCGTAGCACTTGGCGAGGACGTCCTTCCGGATGGCGCGGATGGTCTCGCGGGCGATGACCCGGGAGCCGATGGCGGCCTGGATCGGCACCTCGAAGGCCTGCCGCGGGATGAGCTCGCGCAGCTTGGCGACGAGCCGGACACCGTAGGCGTACGCGGCGTCCTTGTGGGTGACGGCCGAGAAGGCGTCGACCTTGTCGCCGTGCAGCAGGATGTCGACCTTCACCAGGCTGGAGGCCTGCTCGCCGGTGGGCTCGTAGTCGAGGGAGGCGTAACCGCGGGTCTTGGACTTCAGCTGGTCGAAGAAGTCGAAGACGATCTCGGCGAGGGGCAGGGTGTAGCGGATCTCGACCCGGTCCTCGGAGAGGTAGTCCATGCCGATCAGGGTGCCGCGACGGGTCTGGCAGAGCTCCATGATCGCGCCGATGAACTCGCTCGGGGCGAGGATCGTGGCGCGCACGACGGGCTCGAACACGTCGCTGATCTTGCCCTCGGGGAACTCGCTCGGGTTGGTGACGGTGTGCTCGCTGCCGTCCTCCATCACGACGCGGTACACGACGTTCGGCGCGGTGGCGATCAGGTCGAGCCCGAACTCGCGCTCCAGACGCTCACGGATCACGTCGAGGTGGAGGAGGCCGAGGAAGCCGACGCGGAAGCCGAAGCCGAGCGCGGCGGAGGTCTCCGGCTCGTAGACCAGCGCGGCGTCGTTGAGCTGCAGCTTGTCGAGGGCCTCGCGGAGGTCCGGGTACTCCGAGCCGTCCAGGGGGTAGAGGCCCGAGAAGACCATCGGCTTCGGGTCCTTGTAGCCGCCGAGCGGCTCGGTGGCGCCCTGGTTCTGGGAGGTGATCGTGTCACCGACCTTGGACTGCCGGACGTCCTTCACACCGGTGATGATGTAGCCGACCTCGCCGACGCCGAGGCCGTCGGAGGAGGTCATCTCGGGCGAGGAGACACCGATCTCGAGGAGCTCGTGAGTGGCTCCGGTCGACATCATCCGGATGCGCTCACGCTTGTTGAGCTGCCCGTCGACCACTCGTACGTACGTCACGACACCGCGGTACGAGTCGTACACGGAGTCGAAGATCATCGCGCGGGCGGGGGCGTCGGCGACGCCGACGGGCGCCGGAACGTCCTGGACGACGCGGTCGAGCAGCGCCTCGACGCCCATGCCGGTCTTCGCGGAGACCTTGAGGACGTCCTCCGGCTGGCAGCCGATGAGGTTCGCCAGCTCCTCGGAGAACTTCTCCGGCTGGGCGGCCGGCAGGTCGATCTTGTTGAGGACCGGAACGATCGTGAGGTCGTTCTCCATCGCGAGGTACAGGTTCGCGAGGGTCTGCGCCTCGATGCCCTGCGCGGCGTCGACGAGCAGGATCGTGCCCTCACAGGCGGCGAGCGACCGGGACACCTCGTAGGTGAAGTCGACGTGCCCGGGAGTGTCGATCATGTTCAGGATGTGCGTATTGCCCTGAGCCGGCCCCTCGGTCGGCGCCCACGGCAGCCGGACCGCCTGGGACTTGATCGTGATGCCGCGCTCCCGCTCGATGTCCATCCGGTCGAGGTACTGGGCACGCATCTGCCGCTGGTCGACCACACCGGTCAGCTGGAGCATCCGGTCGGCAAGCGTGGACTTGCCGTGGTCGATGTGCGCGATGATGCAGAAGTTGCGGATCAGAGCCGGGTCGGTACGGCTCGGCTCGGGCACGTTGGTAGGAGTCGCGGGCACGCAGGGATCTCGTCTCGGGCGATGTTCAGAACGGATACGTAGACACCATGGTCCCATGCCCGCCGCCCGGCGCCCGGTTTGGGCGGCCCTGAGAGTGGCTGATACTGTGGACAGCTGTGTCTCGCATGCCCTCTCAGCTGCGGGGCGCATCCAGAAGGAACATCGAACCTGTAAAGGCTCTTTTCGTGGCGAACATCAAGTCCCAGATCAAGCGGAACAAGACGAACGAGAAGGCGCGCCTGCGCAACAAGGCCGTCAAGTCCTCGCTCAAGACCGCGATCCGCAAGGCCCGTGAGGCTGTCGCCGCCGGCGACCTCGAGAAGGCCACCGTTGCCGCTCGTGCCGCCTCGCGTCAGCTCGACAAGGCTGTCTCGAAGGGTGTCATCCACAAGAACGCCGCCGCCAACAAGAAGTCGGCGCTGGCCATCAAGGTTGCCTCCCTCCAGGGCTGAGCTCTGATGTGATCGGCCGTACGGGAACCAGCGGGCCCTCTACCCCGCTCCCGCCCGGCCACCCGGACTCGCGCGCGGACGCGTTCGCCACGCGGGCGCGAGCCCACCAGCTGTAACGCCGAAGGCCCCGTGACCTCCTTCCCCAGGAGGCCACGGGGCCTTCGCCGTACCCGGGACCGAACGGGGAGGGCGGGGCGAACCAACCGCTGCGCCGCCGGCCCCGGGACGGACCTGCCGCCTCCGGAACGGACGGCGCGAGGCGGCCTCCGACGGCAAGCGGCTCGGCCCGGGCAGGCCGAGCCGCGGGCCCGGAGCAGGCGGCGCGAAGCTGCCGCCCGGTTACGGGGGTCCGGGGGGCGGAGCCCCCGGGAAAAACACACCTCAACCCCCACCAGCCCCCGGCAGGGTTTCGGGAAGGGGCGGGGAGGGGGCCCTCCCGGACGGCACCCACGCGACCCGCACCGACCACGAACCGCCCCGCACGACACCGCCCGGCCCCGCCCCACACCCCCAAGGACCACCCGCGCGCCGCACGGCAACCCGCACGGCCCGCCGACCGCCCAGGCACGCCGGCCGGGCCCGCCTGCTAGGCCCGCCGCATCCGCGCCGCTCGCGCCACCGCGACCACCGCCTTCTCCAGGGCGTACTCCGGGTCGTCGCCCCCGCCCTTCACCCCCGCGTCCGCCTCCGCGATCGCCCGCAGGGCCAGCGACACCCCGTCCGGGGTCCAGCCCCGCATCTGCTGCCGCACGCGGTCGATCTTCCAGGGCGGCATGCCCAGCTCCCGCGCCAGGTCGGCGGGCCGCCCGCCCCGCGCCGAGGAGAGCTTGCCGATCGCCCGTACGCCCTGGGCCAGCGCGCTGGTGATGAGCACGGGCGCGACCCCGGTCGAGAGCGACCAGCGCAGGGCCTCCAGGGCCTCGGCCGCCCGCCCCTCGACGGCGCGGTCCGCGACGTTGAAGGAGGAGGCCTCGGCACGGCCCGTGTAGTACCGCCCGACGACGGCCTCGTCGATCGTCCCGTCGACGTCGGACGTGAGCTGCGAGACCGCGGACGCGAGCTCCCGCAGATCGCTGCCGATCGAGTCGACGAGCGCCTGGCAGGCCTCGGGCGTGGCCGACCGCCCGAGCGCCCGGAACTCCTGCCGCACGAACGTCAGCCGCTCCGCCGGCTTCGTCGTCTTCGGGCAGGCGACCTCCCGGGCCCCGGCCTTGCGCGCCGCGTCGAGCAGCCCCTTGCCCTTGGCGCCGCCGGCGTGGAGGAGGACGAGCGAGATGTCCTCGATCGGGTCGTCCAGGTACGCCTTGACGTCCTTGATCGTGTCGGCGGAGAGGTCCTGCGCGTTCCGCACGATCAGCACCTTGCGCTCGGCGAAGAGCGAGGGGCTGGTGAGCTCCGCGAGCGCCCCGGGCTGGAGCTGGTCGGGGGCGAGGTCGCGGACGTCCGTGTCGGCGTCGGCGGCCCGCGCGGCCGCCACCACCTCCTGGACGGCGCGGTCGAGGAGCAGGTCCTCCTGCCCCACGGCGAGCGTCACGGGGCCGAGGAGGTCGTCGGGGGAAGTCTTTCTGGTGGCCATCGCGGTCCAGCATCCCACGGGCCACTGACACCGCCGCCCGGGACGGGGACGAGAATGGCGGGGTGAGTGAACGACACGTACTGGTACTCCCCGACCGCGACGCCGCCGAGGAGGTCGCCGGGGAGCTCCCCGACCTTTTCGGCCTGGCCGAGGAACCGCAGCTCGTACGGGACGCCCTGGCCGGCGAGGACGACGCCGAGGACGCGCAGTGGCTGGTGGTCGTCGAGGACCCGGACGCCCGCCTCGACCCGGCGGCGCTCGACGCGCTGGCCGCCGAGTACGAGGGCTGGCTGGAGGCCCCGTAGGGCCCCGGGCGCGCCCGTCAGCCCGTCAGCCCTTCTTCGGAACGATCTGGACGTCGAGGTCGATGCTGATGCTGGACCCGACGGCCGCGATGCCCCGCGCGAGCAGCGTCTGCCAGGTGAGGGTGAAGTCCTCGCGGTGCAGCTCGGTGGTGGCCCGGCAGGCGCCCCGGGTCTCACCCTCCAGGCCGTTCCCGAGGCCCAGGTACTGGGTGTCCAGGGTCACCGTGCGGCTCACGCCGTGGAGGGTGAGGGCTCCGGTGACGGCCCAGCGGGTGCCGCCCCGGTGGACGAAGCGCTCGCTGAAGAACTCCAGCGTCGGGTAGGCGCCGACGTCGAGGAAGTCGCCGGAGCGCAGGTGGTCGTCGCGCATCTGCACCCCGGTGTCGATGGAGGCCGCGTCGATGACGACGTGCATCGCGGACCGCTCCATGCGCTCGGCGATCCGCACGGCTCCCGCGAAGCTGTTGAACCGGCCGTGGATCCGGGCGAGGCCGATGTGGCGCGCCGTGAAGCCGATCTGCGAGTGCAGGGGGTCGATCTCCCAGTCGCCCGGCTCGGGGAGCTGGGGCTGGGGCGCGACCTGGAGCAGGACGTCGCCGAGGCCGTGGTGTTCGCCCTCGGCGACGACGGCGCTGCCGTGGTACGGCGTGTAGCCCTCGGAGGTGACGGCGACCCGGTACTCCCCTGCCGGCACGGTCGCGAGGACCGTGCCGTACGGGTCGGTCTCGCCGCCCAGGACCTTGCGGCCCGCCGCGTCGCTGACGACGAACTCGGCCTGCCGGACGGGTTCGTGCACGGGGTCGAGCACCCGGCAGCTGAGCACGCCCGCCGAGGAAGGGACGGCGAGGCCGGCGAGCGGGCCGCCGCGCGAGGCTCCCGCCACGCGCTTCCCGAAAAGACGATCGAACATTCTTCACGCACCCCCGTGCGACTCGTTCACCATGCAACGAAGTCGCATTCGATCACCGTTGAGGCGTTCGAGGCAAACGGGACGAGTGACGGCAAGTGTTACCGAGGGTCCGAATTGGGGATTCCGCTTCTTACGGCCGGCAGCACGTCGAACTCGATGCCGAACAGCTCCCGGTACGCGTCCCTCACCGCCTCCTCCCCTTCGAGAACCCGCTCCTCGCGCTCGCCACCCGTACGAACGATCAGCTTCGGGGCGCTGAGCGTGATCCGCCCCTCCTCGGTGAGCCGGGAGCAGATGAGGGACCGCGGGAAGTGCGAGTCGGGCGAGGTCTGGTGGTACCAGGCGCCCACCGTGAAGTCGGCGAGCTCCCGCGGCCGCGTCTCCAGCCGGTACTTCGGCTTCCCGTCCCGCAGCACGTCCAGGTCGCCTTCCTCGGTCTCGACGATCCGGAAGACCCCGCCCGGGTCCTGCTGGTCGTCGCGGGCGTCGAAGGCCAGCGGGTAGTGGCTGTGGTCGCCGAACCCGACGTCGGCCAGCCACCGCTCCCCCTCGGCCGTCTCCACGAGCAGTGCCATGTGGTCGTACGGGATGCCCGGCTTCCCGTCCGGTCCGATCACCCGCGCCTGGAGCAGCGCGACCTCGTACCCGAGCCCCCGCAGCAGGACGGCGAACGCCGTGTTGATCTCGTAGCAGAACCCGCCCCTGCGGGCGGTGACCACCTTGTCGAGGAGCGCCTTCTCCTCCAGGACGACGGGCTCGTCGAGGTGGAGGGAGAGGTTCTCGAAGGGCACGGTCCGCAGGTGGAGCAGATGCAGCTCGCGCAGCGCGGCGGCGTCGGCCCGCCCCGGCCGCTGCGCACCGATGCGGCGCAGGTAGGCGTCGATGGCGGCAGGTTCGTGTGTGGTCATACCGGCAGTCTGCCTTCTCGATGATCCGCTCCTCTACGCGATTACCACCGACTCCCCTTCCCGCGTGGGCAGTTCCCGCGTCTTCGGCACCGGCGAGGGCAGCAGCCAGAGCACGGCGAGCACGGCTCCGGCGGTGGCTATCCAGAGCGTGGGGCGCAGTCCGATCGCGGTGCCGAGCAGACCGCCGGCGAGCGCGCCGAGCGGGCGGAAGCCGTGGTTGAGCGTCCGGTACGCGCCCATGACCCTGGCCCGTACGGCATCGGGTATCAGCGCCATCTGAAGGGACCCTCCGGCGATGTCGGCGAACATCACCCCGACGCAGGAGAGGAACTCCGCGAGGAAGAGCACGCCGATCACCAGCGGAAGCGGTCCGCCGGCCAGGGGCACCAGGAGCAGCGGCAGGGTGAATCCGAGGAAGCCGGCGACGAGCGAGCCGCCGATGCCGATCCGCCGGACGACCGCCCCGCTCCACACCGCCCCGAGGAGAC
The DNA window shown above is from Streptomyces vietnamensis and carries:
- the hemW gene encoding radical SAM family heme chaperone HemW — encoded protein: MPSVLPDGEPVPDDGALPPSALEGAGERPLGFYLHVPYCATRCGYCDFNTYTASELRGTGGVLASRDNYAEQVVEEIRLARKVLGDDPRPVRTVFVGGGTPTLLAAGDLVRMLGAIRDEFGLADDAEVTTEANPESVNPAYLSELREGGFNRISFGMQSARQHVLKVLDRTHTPGRPEACVGEARAAGFEHVNLDLIYGTPGETDDDWRASLDAAIGAGPDHVSAYALIVEEGTQLARRIRRGEVPMTDDDVHADRYLIADAAFEEAGFSWYEVSNWATSEAGRCLHNELYWRGADWWGAGPGAHSHVGGVRWWNVKHPGAYAAALAGGRSPGAGREILADEDRRVERILLELRLREGCPLDLLRPEGLAASRKALAEGLLEAGPYGEGRAVLTLRGRLLADAVVRDLVD
- a CDS encoding AMP-dependent synthetase/ligase, with amino-acid sequence MSDTQTQIENRPPSVATLFLERVERTPDAEAYRYPVPAASGTGPDDWKSLSWGQAAERVYAIAAGLVDLGVQAEERVALASSTRVEWILADLGVMCAGAATTTVYPQTNAEESAFILSDSESKVLIAEDAAQLAKAVERRADLPNLHHVVVVDTKGVESDGEFVLSLADLEARGKAYLEKHPEAVKERVGAITPTQLATLIYTSGTTGRPKGVRLPHDNWSYMAKAIAATGLVTQDDVQYLWLPLAHVFGKVLTSGQIEVGHVTAVDGRVDKIIENLPVVQPTYMAAVPRIFEKVYNGVAAKARAGGGAKYKIFQWAAEVAREYAKATQDNFRRTGTASAPFGLSAKHKVADALVYGKIREAFGGNLRACVSGSAALAPEIGYFFAGAGIHILEGYGLTESSAASFVNPGEAYRTGTVGKPLPGTEVRIADDGEILLRGPGIMEGYHGLPEKTSEVLESDGWFHTGDIGELSADGYLRITDRKKDLIKTSGGKYIAPAEVEGQFKAVCPFVSNILVHGADRNFCTALIALDEPALLGWAAEHGLGGKSYAEVVAAPETVKLIQGYVDRLNEGLQRWQTIKKFRLLPRDLDIEHGELTPSLKLKRPVVEREYKDLIEEMYAGSREA
- a CDS encoding YceI family protein, encoding MFDRLFGKRVAGASRGGPLAGLAVPSSAGVLSCRVLDPVHEPVRQAEFVVSDAAGRKVLGGETDPYGTVLATVPAGEYRVAVTSEGYTPYHGSAVVAEGEHHGLGDVLLQVAPQPQLPEPGDWEIDPLHSQIGFTARHIGLARIHGRFNSFAGAVRIAERMERSAMHVVIDAASIDTGVQMRDDHLRSGDFLDVGAYPTLEFFSERFVHRGGTRWAVTGALTLHGVSRTVTLDTQYLGLGNGLEGETRGACRATTELHREDFTLTWQTLLARGIAAVGSSISIDLDVQIVPKKG
- the holA gene encoding DNA polymerase III subunit delta, translating into MATRKTSPDDLLGPVTLAVGQEDLLLDRAVQEVVAAARAADADTDVRDLAPDQLQPGALAELTSPSLFAERKVLIVRNAQDLSADTIKDVKAYLDDPIEDISLVLLHAGGAKGKGLLDAARKAGAREVACPKTTKPAERLTFVRQEFRALGRSATPEACQALVDSIGSDLRELASAVSQLTSDVDGTIDEAVVGRYYTGRAEASSFNVADRAVEGRAAEALEALRWSLSTGVAPVLITSALAQGVRAIGKLSSARGGRPADLARELGMPPWKIDRVRQQMRGWTPDGVSLALRAIAEADAGVKGGGDDPEYALEKAVVAVARAARMRRA
- the rpsT gene encoding 30S ribosomal protein S20, producing the protein MANIKSQIKRNKTNEKARLRNKAVKSSLKTAIRKAREAVAAGDLEKATVAARAASRQLDKAVSKGVIHKNAAANKKSALAIKVASLQG
- a CDS encoding arylamine N-acetyltransferase family protein; the encoded protein is MTTHEPAAIDAYLRRIGAQRPGRADAAALRELHLLHLRTVPFENLSLHLDEPVVLEEKALLDKVVTARRGGFCYEINTAFAVLLRGLGYEVALLQARVIGPDGKPGIPYDHMALLVETAEGERWLADVGFGDHSHYPLAFDARDDQQDPGGVFRIVETEEGDLDVLRDGKPKYRLETRPRELADFTVGAWYHQTSPDSHFPRSLICSRLTEEGRITLSAPKLIVRTGGEREERVLEGEEAVRDAYRELFGIEFDVLPAVRSGIPNSDPR
- the lepA gene encoding translation elongation factor 4 gives rise to the protein MPATPTNVPEPSRTDPALIRNFCIIAHIDHGKSTLADRMLQLTGVVDQRQMRAQYLDRMDIERERGITIKSQAVRLPWAPTEGPAQGNTHILNMIDTPGHVDFTYEVSRSLAACEGTILLVDAAQGIEAQTLANLYLAMENDLTIVPVLNKIDLPAAQPEKFSEELANLIGCQPEDVLKVSAKTGMGVEALLDRVVQDVPAPVGVADAPARAMIFDSVYDSYRGVVTYVRVVDGQLNKRERIRMMSTGATHELLEIGVSSPEMTSSDGLGVGEVGYIITGVKDVRQSKVGDTITSQNQGATEPLGGYKDPKPMVFSGLYPLDGSEYPDLREALDKLQLNDAALVYEPETSAALGFGFRVGFLGLLHLDVIRERLEREFGLDLIATAPNVVYRVVMEDGSEHTVTNPSEFPEGKISDVFEPVVRATILAPSEFIGAIMELCQTRRGTLIGMDYLSEDRVEIRYTLPLAEIVFDFFDQLKSKTRGYASLDYEPTGEQASSLVKVDILLHGDKVDAFSAVTHKDAAYAYGVRLVAKLRELIPRQAFEVPIQAAIGSRVIARETIRAIRKDVLAKCYGGDISRKRKLLEKQKEGKKRMKMVGSVEVPQEAFIAVLSSDESSGKKK